In a single window of the Thermogemmatispora onikobensis genome:
- a CDS encoding acetyl-CoA carboxylase carboxyltransferase subunit alpha yields the protein MVYDLEFEKPLAELEKRVASLQRKGERLRPEEHVQLQEYERELRRRTEEIYRSLTAWQTVQVARHKDRPYTADFIHLMCEEFFELHGDRRVGDDHAIIGGPALFNGETVMIIGHEKGRGMREKMHHNNGMPHPEGYHKAIRLMEQAEKFGYPVICLVDTQGAFPGLEDEERGQGSAIAASLYAMARLRVPIIAAVIGEGGSGGALAISVADRLLMLEYSIYTVAAPEAAASIIWRDKVYAPQAAEAMRISARELYALGLIDELVPEPLGGAHHNHRLAAENLKTTLVRHLQELKQIPIDRLVQMRYEKYRAVGPFGFAS from the coding sequence ATGGTCTACGATCTTGAGTTTGAGAAGCCCCTGGCGGAGCTAGAGAAGCGCGTTGCCTCCCTGCAGCGTAAGGGGGAGCGCCTTCGCCCGGAGGAGCATGTCCAGTTGCAGGAGTACGAGCGCGAGCTGCGCCGCCGCACAGAGGAGATCTATCGCAGTCTGACGGCCTGGCAGACGGTTCAGGTAGCGCGTCACAAGGATCGTCCCTATACCGCTGATTTCATCCACCTGATGTGCGAGGAGTTCTTCGAGCTGCATGGCGATCGCCGCGTGGGTGATGATCACGCCATCATCGGTGGCCCGGCCCTCTTCAACGGGGAAACAGTGATGATCATCGGCCACGAGAAGGGGCGCGGCATGCGCGAGAAGATGCATCATAACAACGGCATGCCTCACCCAGAGGGCTACCATAAGGCCATTCGCCTCATGGAGCAGGCCGAGAAATTCGGCTATCCGGTCATCTGCCTGGTCGATACTCAGGGGGCCTTCCCTGGCCTGGAGGATGAAGAGCGGGGCCAGGGCAGCGCTATTGCGGCCAGCCTCTATGCGATGGCTCGCCTGCGCGTACCCATCATTGCGGCAGTAATTGGTGAGGGAGGAAGCGGCGGCGCTCTAGCCATCAGTGTGGCTGACCGCCTGCTGATGCTGGAATATAGTATTTATACAGTGGCCGCTCCCGAGGCCGCCGCTTCGATTATCTGGCGCGATAAGGTCTATGCCCCCCAGGCGGCAGAGGCCATGCGCATCAGCGCGCGCGAGCTGTACGCTTTGGGGCTGATCGATGAGCTGGTCCCTGAGCCCCTGGGCGGCGCTCACCATAACCATCGTCTGGCGGCGGAGAATCTCAAGACGACCCTTGTCCGTCATTTACAGGAACTGAAGCAGATTCCTATCGATCGGCTGGTGCAGATGCGCTACGAGAAGTATCGCGCTGTCGGGCCATTTGGTTTTGCCTCGTGA
- the prfB gene encoding peptide chain release factor 2 (programmed frameshift), whose protein sequence is MSELTSRIERLQWRVHETMVRLDLAHKREHIAALEAETLQADFWSDNRRAQAHMQRLTALREEVETWERLENQLRDLHELAQLLEEEPDADLEAEVTRSLNAAEQEVEQLELALLFSGEHDERDAILSIHAGSGGVDAQDWAEMLLRMYLRWAERHRFRTQIYEYNEGEEAGIKSVTVEIAGRYAYGHLRSEIGTHRLIRLSPFDAAHRRHTSFARVEAIPDIEDAIEVTIRPEDLDIDTYRSTGAGGQHVNKTDSAVRIRHIPTGIVVTCQNERSQIQNREVAMRILRARLYELERRKREEEMARLKGEYVQADFGTQIRTVTLHPYTIVKDHRTGYETSDTQGYLAGDLDPFIRAYLQMQAHQAAAGVQP, encoded by the exons ATGAGTGAGCTGACCTCGCGTATCGAACGCCTACAATGGCGAGTCCACGAAACGATGGTGCGCCTT GACCTGGCGCACAAACGAGAGCACATTGCAGCTTTAGAGGCGGAGACGCTCCAAGCCGATTTCTGGTCCGACAATCGCCGGGCTCAGGCTCACATGCAGCGCCTGACGGCATTGCGTGAAGAAGTGGAGACCTGGGAGAGGCTGGAGAACCAGCTTCGGGATCTGCATGAGTTAGCGCAATTGCTAGAAGAGGAGCCAGATGCCGATCTCGAGGCTGAGGTCACGCGCTCGCTGAACGCCGCGGAGCAAGAGGTAGAACAGCTTGAGCTGGCCCTGCTCTTCAGCGGCGAGCATGACGAACGCGATGCCATTCTCAGCATCCACGCCGGCAGCGGTGGCGTCGATGCCCAGGATTGGGCTGAGATGCTGCTGCGCATGTACCTGCGCTGGGCCGAGCGGCATCGCTTCCGCACTCAGATCTATGAATACAATGAGGGCGAAGAGGCAGGAATCAAAAGCGTCACGGTCGAGATCGCGGGGCGCTACGCCTATGGCCACCTGCGCTCCGAGATTGGTACGCATCGCCTCATTCGTCTCTCGCCCTTTGATGCCGCCCATCGCCGCCATACCTCTTTTGCCCGAGTCGAGGCCATCCCCGATATTGAGGATGCCATCGAGGTGACCATTCGCCCGGAAGACCTCGATATCGACACCTATCGCTCGACCGGGGCTGGTGGCCAGCACGTCAACAAGACCGACTCGGCGGTGCGCATCCGCCATATTCCGACGGGGATTGTGGTCACCTGTCAAAATGAGCGCTCGCAGATTCAGAACCGTGAGGTGGCCATGCGCATCCTGCGGGCGCGTCTCTACGAGCTGGAGCGCCGCAAGCGTGAAGAGGAAATGGCGCGCCTAAAGGGTGAATATGTCCAGGCTGACTTTGGGACCCAGATCCGTACGGTCACCCTGCATCCGTATACGATTGTCAAGGACCATCGCACCGGCTATGAGACCAGCGATACACAGGGGTACCTGGCCGGCGATCTTGACCCTTTTATTCGCGCGTACCTCCAGATGCAAGCGCATCAGGCGGCGGCAGGGGTTCAGCCATAA
- the accD gene encoding acetyl-CoA carboxylase, carboxyltransferase subunit beta: protein MAKEAAGSSGGPQPEQRSGPGVAPDNLMVKCPRCKEILYSRDWEKNLKVCSRCNYHFRLTAHERINLLLDPGSFVELDAAMVSVDPLNFVSRSQSYAEKLQEERAKVGLNEGAIRGYGTIEGLPLSLAVMDFRFIGGSMGSVVGEKVTRAIELGLERRWPVLVVSTSGGARMQEGFYSLLQMAKTVAALARLGEARIPYFSLITDPTTGGVTASFAMLGDVILAEPGALIAFAGPRVIEQFMHVKLPEGTVNSEFVLQHGMIDAVVHRRELRATLARLLRLYKVPEAARAQQPASAAAQSQVEAATLLSRQSSQSRAEIGGGQDGLRS from the coding sequence ATGGCGAAGGAAGCGGCGGGCTCTTCCGGTGGGCCGCAGCCTGAGCAGCGCTCAGGGCCGGGGGTTGCTCCCGATAATTTGATGGTCAAATGCCCCAGATGTAAGGAGATCCTCTATAGCCGAGACTGGGAGAAGAATTTAAAGGTCTGCTCCCGCTGTAACTATCACTTCCGTTTGACGGCCCATGAGCGGATCAACCTCCTGCTTGATCCCGGCAGTTTCGTGGAGCTAGATGCCGCGATGGTGTCGGTCGATCCTCTAAACTTCGTGAGCCGCTCGCAGTCCTATGCCGAGAAGCTGCAAGAAGAGCGGGCCAAGGTCGGCCTTAATGAGGGAGCGATCCGCGGCTACGGGACGATCGAGGGGCTGCCGCTCTCGTTGGCAGTGATGGATTTCCGCTTCATCGGCGGAAGCATGGGCTCGGTGGTAGGTGAAAAGGTGACGCGCGCTATCGAACTGGGCCTGGAGCGCCGTTGGCCGGTGCTGGTTGTTTCCACCTCGGGTGGGGCACGCATGCAGGAGGGTTTCTATTCACTGCTGCAGATGGCCAAGACGGTCGCCGCTCTGGCGCGTCTGGGCGAGGCTCGCATTCCTTATTTCAGCCTGATTACTGATCCGACCACAGGCGGCGTGACAGCTAGCTTTGCCATGCTCGGCGATGTGATTCTGGCCGAGCCGGGGGCCCTGATCGCCTTTGCCGGGCCGCGTGTCATCGAGCAATTTATGCATGTGAAGTTGCCCGAGGGCACAGTCAATTCCGAGTTTGTACTCCAGCATGGGATGATCGATGCTGTGGTCCATCGGCGCGAGTTGCGCGCCACGCTGGCCCGCCTGCTGCGCCTCTATAAGGTCCCAGAGGCTGCTCGGGCGCAGCAGCCGGCTTCCGCTGCGGCGCAGTCCCAGGTCGAGGCGGCGACCCTGTTGTCCCGACAGTCCTCGCAGTCGCGGGCCGAGATTGGAGGAGGTCAGGATGGTCTACGATCTTGA
- the ftsY gene encoding signal recognition particle-docking protein FtsY, protein MLNRFFGRKPKEEEEAAKREESVGGQERKGADPAFEQRLSFLKASLSRTRRLFGRVQESFRQDEPVTDSFWDELEESLIEADVGASTTTWLLDRLRERAEQERLRTTSQVRQALREELLALLGKAAPLRFAAQGPLTVMLIIGVNGSGKTTTVAKLAYRLKQEGHRVILAAADTFRAGAIEQLKAWGERIDVPVISQNPGSDPGAVVYDAIQAGLSRGHDVLLVDTAGRLHTKLNLMEELKKIGKVVQKFLPEGPQELLIVIDATTGQNALLQARKFAEDVGPTGVIITKMDSTAKGGFAFAVADDLGVPIKFLGTGEKVTDLTPFDPESFVEALLAQDE, encoded by the coding sequence GTGCTTAATAGATTTTTTGGTCGTAAACCAAAAGAGGAAGAAGAAGCTGCCAAGCGCGAAGAAAGCGTTGGAGGGCAGGAGCGGAAAGGGGCGGACCCGGCGTTCGAACAGCGGCTGAGCTTCCTCAAGGCGAGCTTGAGTCGTACGCGCCGGCTCTTCGGGCGGGTCCAGGAGAGTTTCCGGCAGGATGAGCCGGTAACTGACAGCTTCTGGGATGAGCTTGAGGAGTCCCTCATTGAGGCCGACGTCGGAGCTAGCACGACAACCTGGTTGCTTGATCGCCTGCGCGAGCGGGCTGAGCAAGAGCGTTTGCGCACCACCTCACAGGTGCGACAGGCCCTGCGCGAAGAGCTGCTGGCTCTGCTCGGCAAGGCGGCACCCTTGCGCTTTGCCGCTCAGGGACCCCTGACCGTCATGCTCATCATCGGCGTCAATGGCTCGGGTAAGACCACCACGGTGGCCAAACTTGCTTACCGGCTCAAGCAGGAAGGCCATCGGGTTATCCTGGCGGCTGCCGATACCTTCCGCGCTGGAGCGATCGAGCAGCTGAAAGCCTGGGGTGAGCGCATCGATGTGCCAGTGATCAGCCAAAACCCCGGTTCTGACCCGGGGGCGGTAGTCTATGATGCCATTCAGGCCGGCCTCTCGCGCGGTCACGATGTCTTGCTGGTTGATACCGCGGGGCGCTTGCATACGAAGTTGAACCTGATGGAGGAGCTGAAGAAAATTGGCAAGGTGGTGCAGAAGTTCCTGCCCGAGGGACCCCAGGAGCTGCTGATTGTGATCGATGCAACCACGGGCCAGAATGCGCTGCTGCAGGCGCGCAAGTTCGCTGAAGATGTTGGTCCGACAGGCGTCATCATTACCAAGATGGATAGTACAGCCAAGGGTGGCTTTGCCTTTGCTGTGGCCGACGACCTGGGTGTGCCTATCAAGTTCCTTGGTACCGGTGAGAAGGTCACTGATTTAACGCCATTTGATCCTGAGAGCTTTGTAGAAGCACTGCTGGCCCAGGATGAATAA
- a CDS encoding mersacidin/lichenicidin family type 2 lantibiotic: MKFDIVRAWKDEAYRQSLSEEELSLLPESPIGEVELTDADLEAVQGGHGNTDECNNTVAVLCLQSLAVLLGLCNTNAAGGCL; the protein is encoded by the coding sequence ATGAAGTTCGACATCGTTCGCGCATGGAAAGATGAAGCCTATCGCCAGAGCCTCAGCGAGGAGGAGCTCAGCCTGCTGCCTGAGAGCCCCATCGGTGAGGTCGAGCTGACTGATGCAGATCTGGAGGCCGTCCAGGGCGGCCACGGCAACACCGACGAGTGCAATAACACGGTTGCCGTGCTCTGTCTGCAGTCCCTGGCTGTGCTCCTCGGCCTCTGCAATACCAACGCCGCTGGCGGCTGTCTCTAG
- a CDS encoding GNAT family N-acetyltransferase: protein MSATVHIREITLGDAEKFLTLCHRLDQETHFMLLEPDERTLTPDEQRQALRSLLAGGRSTIFVAEDGERGELVGYLAIEGGTYRRERQRATLVIGVLQSYTGQGIGSRLFQEMERWARQRGFRRLELTVMVHNQRALALYLRQGFMIEGLRRQALFVDGRYVDEYYMAKLLE, encoded by the coding sequence ATGAGCGCTACCGTTCATATTCGAGAAATCACGCTAGGCGATGCAGAGAAGTTTCTGACGCTTTGCCACCGTCTCGACCAGGAGACACACTTTATGCTACTGGAGCCTGACGAGCGCACCCTCACTCCGGACGAGCAGCGACAAGCGCTAAGAAGCCTGCTGGCCGGTGGGCGCTCGACCATTTTTGTGGCGGAAGATGGGGAAAGAGGCGAACTGGTCGGCTACCTGGCCATCGAAGGAGGAACCTATCGGCGCGAACGTCAGAGAGCCACGCTAGTCATCGGCGTCCTGCAGTCCTATACAGGCCAGGGAATCGGCAGCCGCCTCTTCCAGGAAATGGAGCGCTGGGCCCGTCAACGAGGCTTTCGTCGTCTCGAACTGACCGTCATGGTCCATAATCAGCGGGCGCTGGCCCTCTATCTGCGGCAAGGCTTTATGATCGAGGGCCTGCGCCGTCAGGCTCTGTTCGTCGACGGGCGCTATGTCGATGAATACTACATGGCAAAACTGCTGGAATAA
- a CDS encoding type 2 lanthipeptide synthetase LanM family protein: MSETTSETFTASVSSYLQGRWQEAGWYRALTLNERLALLHTAPFSPGLDSLDAEAQARAQQRLQRWKELPALSEEEGRFAARLALDGLGEEELLLLLGEPAEALRARCPTPPAWLLTLSEAFSTPHASPTGKEEERGPAWPSPLPGLEEGSHTRSFLHPFLPLIRHARQKLAAGLRELAQRSLAFSFDPERVLDLLARNIPGLLLPSISRAIVLELHVARVQGRLQGATSEERFHYFLEQLSKYEATLDFLQEYVVLARLVTETLERWVCRSLELLERLSDDWPLICSTFRTSEEAGSLCEVHQGAGDLHRNGQSVILLRWDSGFRLVYKPRSLAIDRHFQELLAWMNERGFSPPLRALTVLDRGHYGWVEFVQARHCSSREEIERFYQRQGAYLALLYALEASDFHAENIIAAGEYPMLIDLETLFLPQINPEVLQAQGAPGLEAIGHSVLRVGLLPQRLWSNQEGEGIDMSGLGGQPGQLSPRPVPRWKGAGTDEMRLANERVELPVKENRPRLNDQDINVLDYSQCLIEGFTRAYRLLMAQRSELLESYLPRFAEAEVRCVLRPTRIYTQLLVDSLHPNVLRDALDRDRLFDRLWATTERLPYLVPLIPAERRDLWRGDIPVFTTTAASTDLFTSEGERLPAFFSEPGLEVVRRRLAELSELDLEKQLWIIRASFTSMIDATTPQSYTRLELHPAHTSPTLERLLAAASAIGNRLRQFALYQGEYVGWLGVTPVNDREWHLLPADGDLYNGLAGIALFLAYLGYLTGEQRHTELARMALRTIQQQIMRRQYFPRAYGIGAFNGLGSLIYLFCHLGALWHEPALYRQAEELVPLLVEKIEQDQVYDVIGGAAGAIATLLCLQRVSPSPETLAAAVRCGEHLLAHAQPQARGGCGWPTARQPVALAGFAHGNAGIALYLMQLAQASGEPRFVEAARAALAYERTVFSPSRQNWLDLRQRPPSSSAGQPTGEKYMVAWCHGAPGVALSRLALLPLLDDQAIREEIKAGLRTTLTQGFGLNHSLCHGDLGNLDILISAARLLPGETFAEHIPRIAAALLENMERQGWVCGVPFGVETPGLMTGLAGAGFALLRLASPERVPSVLLLAPPTLSPTTTS; this comes from the coding sequence ATGAGCGAGACCACAAGCGAGACTTTCACCGCTTCCGTTTCTTCCTACCTGCAGGGTCGCTGGCAAGAGGCCGGCTGGTACCGCGCTCTGACCTTGAACGAGCGCCTGGCCTTGTTGCACACAGCCCCATTTTCTCCCGGCCTGGACTCGCTTGACGCGGAGGCCCAGGCCCGGGCCCAGCAGCGCCTGCAGCGCTGGAAAGAGCTGCCAGCCTTGAGCGAGGAAGAGGGTCGCTTTGCTGCCCGCCTGGCACTCGATGGATTAGGAGAGGAGGAGCTGCTGCTCCTGTTGGGTGAACCTGCCGAAGCCCTGCGTGCACGCTGCCCTACCCCTCCCGCCTGGCTGCTGACTCTCAGTGAGGCCTTCTCAACTCCCCACGCCAGCCCGACCGGCAAGGAGGAAGAGCGTGGGCCGGCCTGGCCTTCTCCTCTGCCGGGTCTGGAGGAAGGGAGCCATACGCGCTCATTCCTCCATCCTTTCCTGCCTCTGATCAGGCACGCCAGACAAAAGCTGGCTGCAGGCTTGCGGGAGCTGGCCCAGCGCTCTCTCGCCTTCTCGTTCGACCCTGAGAGGGTCCTTGATCTCCTGGCGCGCAATATTCCCGGGCTGTTGCTGCCCTCTATTTCGCGCGCGATCGTCCTGGAGCTTCATGTCGCTCGGGTTCAGGGTCGCTTACAGGGGGCCACTTCAGAGGAGCGCTTTCACTATTTTCTGGAGCAGCTGAGCAAGTATGAGGCGACACTCGATTTTCTACAAGAATACGTGGTACTGGCTCGTCTGGTGACAGAGACGCTGGAGCGCTGGGTTTGCCGCTCGCTGGAGCTGCTTGAGCGCCTCAGCGATGATTGGCCACTGATCTGCTCTACTTTCCGCACCAGCGAAGAGGCCGGCTCGCTATGCGAGGTCCACCAGGGGGCCGGCGACCTGCACCGCAACGGGCAGAGCGTGATCTTGCTGCGTTGGGACTCCGGTTTCCGCCTGGTCTACAAGCCGCGCTCGCTGGCTATCGATCGCCATTTTCAGGAGCTGCTCGCCTGGATGAACGAACGGGGTTTCAGCCCACCGCTGCGTGCGTTGACGGTCCTTGACCGGGGTCACTATGGTTGGGTGGAGTTTGTCCAGGCTCGCCACTGCTCTTCTCGCGAGGAGATCGAGCGCTTCTATCAGCGCCAGGGGGCATACCTGGCCTTGCTCTATGCACTGGAGGCCTCAGACTTCCATGCGGAGAACATTATCGCTGCCGGCGAGTATCCCATGCTGATCGATCTGGAGACGCTCTTCTTACCCCAGATCAATCCCGAGGTGCTGCAGGCCCAGGGCGCACCGGGTCTGGAGGCCATTGGCCATTCGGTGCTGCGCGTGGGCTTGTTGCCACAGCGCCTCTGGTCGAACCAGGAAGGCGAGGGGATCGATATGAGCGGCCTCGGAGGTCAGCCCGGCCAGCTCTCGCCGCGCCCCGTCCCCAGGTGGAAGGGCGCAGGCACCGATGAGATGCGCCTGGCTAACGAGCGGGTCGAACTGCCTGTGAAAGAGAATCGCCCGCGCCTCAATGATCAGGATATCAATGTGCTGGATTATAGCCAGTGCCTCATCGAGGGCTTCACTCGCGCCTACCGTCTTCTCATGGCCCAGCGTTCGGAGCTGCTCGAGAGCTATCTTCCGCGCTTTGCCGAGGCCGAGGTCCGCTGCGTGCTGCGTCCAACCCGGATTTATACGCAGCTGCTGGTCGATAGCCTCCATCCTAATGTGCTGCGCGACGCCCTGGACCGCGATCGCCTCTTTGACCGGCTGTGGGCCACCACGGAGCGCCTCCCCTATTTGGTGCCGCTGATCCCCGCTGAGCGGCGCGACCTGTGGCGCGGGGACATTCCCGTTTTTACCACCACGGCAGCCTCGACCGACCTCTTCACGTCAGAGGGCGAGCGCCTGCCGGCTTTCTTCAGCGAGCCTGGCCTGGAAGTGGTGCGCCGACGTCTGGCCGAGTTGAGCGAGCTGGATCTGGAGAAGCAGCTGTGGATTATTCGCGCTTCTTTCACGAGCATGATCGACGCCACTACTCCCCAGAGCTATACACGCCTGGAGCTGCATCCCGCTCACACTTCCCCTACCCTGGAGCGGCTGCTGGCCGCCGCCTCGGCGATCGGCAACCGCCTGCGCCAGTTTGCTCTCTACCAGGGGGAGTATGTGGGCTGGCTGGGCGTGACACCGGTGAATGATCGCGAGTGGCACTTACTGCCCGCCGATGGCGATCTCTACAATGGCCTGGCCGGCATCGCCCTCTTTCTGGCTTATCTGGGCTATCTGACAGGCGAGCAGCGCCATACGGAGCTGGCACGGATGGCCCTGCGTACGATCCAGCAGCAGATCATGCGCCGCCAGTATTTCCCCCGTGCTTACGGAATAGGGGCCTTCAACGGCCTCGGCTCGTTAATCTATCTCTTCTGCCACCTGGGCGCTCTCTGGCACGAGCCAGCCCTCTATCGCCAGGCGGAGGAGCTGGTCCCTCTGCTCGTGGAGAAGATCGAGCAGGATCAGGTCTACGATGTGATCGGCGGAGCGGCGGGCGCCATTGCGACCTTGCTCTGCCTGCAGCGTGTCTCTCCCTCGCCCGAAACACTGGCGGCTGCCGTCCGCTGCGGCGAGCATCTGCTCGCCCACGCCCAGCCCCAAGCCCGCGGCGGCTGCGGCTGGCCAACGGCACGTCAGCCGGTCGCACTGGCCGGTTTCGCTCACGGGAACGCCGGGATCGCCTTGTATCTGATGCAGTTAGCCCAGGCCAGTGGAGAGCCACGCTTTGTGGAGGCAGCCCGCGCAGCGCTGGCCTACGAACGTACGGTTTTCTCGCCCTCACGCCAGAACTGGCTGGATCTGCGCCAGCGTCCACCTTCTTCCAGCGCCGGGCAGCCGACGGGCGAGAAATATATGGTGGCCTGGTGTCATGGCGCTCCCGGCGTCGCTCTGTCGCGTCTGGCTCTGCTCCCGCTGCTCGATGACCAGGCGATCAGGGAGGAGATCAAGGCCGGCCTGCGCACAACCCTGACCCAGGGTTTTGGCCTGAACCACTCCCTTTGTCACGGCGACCTGGGGAACCTGGATATCTTGATCTCCGCCGCGCGTTTGCTGCCGGGCGAGACTTTCGCCGAGCATATCCCACGCATTGCCGCCGCCTTGCTGGAAAATATGGAGCGCCAGGGCTGGGTCTGCGGCGTGCCGTTCGGTGTGGAGACACCCGGACTGATGACAGGACTGGCCGGAGCCGGCTTTGCGCTCCTGCGCCTGGCCTCTCCCGAGCGCGTCCCTTCAGTGCTGCTGCTGGCACCGCCAACACTATCCCCCACAACAACCTCGTGA
- a CDS encoding YeiH family protein, with translation MSTSTSVISASDERRPGAFWLTLLGSLVIVFALSVAVWWLTKVLPTFFSGNVRRTLSSIEFPVYAIALGLLANGILTLLGWRERLAAAFRTELFLKTGVILLGAGLNLFDLLKIGVGGIIQAVLLISSVFLTAWFLGGAFKLERHLRALIAASVSICGVSAAIAAAAAVQAKREQLGYVASLVIVFSLPLIFLQPLIAHWLHLSQAVAGAWIGGNIDTTAAVTASGAIAGQVALQYATVVKLSQNALIGLIAFLLTLYWITRVERDSGRERPRWSEIFTRFPKFVIGFILASLVMTVLINLHLLQSSQAIINDLNALRTWFFTLAFVSIGLGFRLEGFREAGLRPVLVYGLATLFNTLFALLLATLIFGVFAFHS, from the coding sequence GTGAGCACAAGCACATCAGTTATTTCCGCCTCAGACGAGCGCAGGCCAGGAGCCTTCTGGCTTACCCTGCTTGGCTCCCTGGTGATCGTCTTCGCGCTGAGTGTGGCCGTGTGGTGGCTAACCAAGGTCCTGCCCACCTTTTTCAGTGGGAACGTCCGGCGCACACTCAGCAGCATTGAATTTCCCGTTTATGCCATTGCCCTGGGTCTTCTGGCCAATGGCATTCTGACACTGTTGGGCTGGCGCGAGCGGCTGGCAGCGGCCTTTCGCACCGAGTTGTTCCTGAAAACAGGCGTCATTCTCCTGGGGGCTGGCCTGAACCTCTTTGACTTGCTCAAAATTGGCGTTGGGGGCATCATTCAGGCCGTCCTGCTGATCAGCTCGGTCTTCTTGACGGCCTGGTTCCTTGGAGGGGCCTTCAAGTTAGAGCGCCATCTGCGCGCGCTGATCGCCGCCTCCGTTTCGATCTGCGGCGTCAGCGCGGCCATCGCTGCCGCGGCGGCGGTACAGGCCAAGCGCGAGCAGTTGGGCTATGTTGCCAGCCTGGTAATTGTCTTCTCCCTGCCACTCATCTTCCTGCAGCCACTCATCGCCCACTGGCTACACCTTAGTCAGGCAGTAGCTGGGGCCTGGATCGGGGGTAACATCGATACCACCGCTGCCGTCACTGCGAGCGGCGCTATCGCTGGGCAGGTCGCCTTGCAGTACGCCACCGTTGTCAAGCTCTCGCAGAATGCACTCATCGGCCTGATCGCCTTCCTGCTTACCCTCTACTGGATTACGCGCGTCGAACGGGACAGCGGGCGCGAGCGACCGCGCTGGAGCGAGATCTTCACGCGCTTCCCCAAGTTCGTCATCGGCTTCATTCTCGCCTCGCTGGTCATGACGGTCCTGATCAATCTACATCTGCTGCAGTCCAGTCAGGCGATCATCAACGATCTTAACGCGCTGCGGACCTGGTTCTTTACGCTGGCCTTCGTGAGCATCGGTCTGGGCTTCCGGCTAGAGGGCTTCAGAGAGGCTGGACTACGCCCAGTACTGGTCTACGGCCTGGCCACCCTCTTTAATACGCTCTTCGCCCTGTTACTCGCCACTCTCATCTTCGGCGTCTTCGCCTTCCATAGTTAG
- a CDS encoding sigma-70 family RNA polymerase sigma factor encodes MGVRGNKAETHLGLLEVDDMSVVAQHPKKRAGQARRSGKRSHQAAAPFDESGPSDLDLESEEAVLAELGEEEEEDEDGEEPSERSAIDDTVKLYLKEIGSYPLLTAEQELMLAERVAQGDLRARQRLIESNLRLVVSIAKRYTNQGLPLLDMIQEGNIGLMRAAQKFDYRRGFRFSTYATWWIRQAISRAIAEHSRTIHIPVHVVELIYRIKRVARRIYQEQGVEPLPEELAAEVGLPKERIVELLNISEQPVSLDAPVADDEQYHLADTLEDPSMMAPEDSEARQRLHDHLQQAMEILNPRERTILEMRYGLQDGCSHSLDEVSARFKLTRERIRQIEVKALRKLRYPERYYGLREFASL; translated from the coding sequence ATGGGAGTGCGAGGAAATAAGGCAGAGACGCATCTTGGTCTGCTTGAGGTGGATGATATGTCTGTCGTGGCTCAGCACCCAAAGAAGAGAGCAGGACAAGCCAGGCGCTCCGGCAAACGGAGCCACCAGGCCGCCGCTCCTTTCGATGAATCTGGCCCTTCTGATCTCGACCTGGAAAGCGAAGAGGCCGTTCTCGCTGAGCTGGGAGAAGAGGAGGAAGAGGACGAAGATGGCGAGGAGCCATCAGAGCGCAGTGCTATCGACGACACGGTCAAGCTCTACTTGAAAGAAATCGGCTCCTATCCGCTGCTGACCGCAGAGCAGGAGTTAATGCTCGCCGAGCGCGTGGCCCAAGGCGATCTTCGCGCCCGCCAACGCCTCATCGAGTCGAATCTTCGCCTGGTTGTCAGCATTGCCAAGCGCTACACGAACCAGGGGCTGCCCCTGCTCGACATGATTCAGGAGGGGAATATCGGCCTCATGCGGGCAGCGCAGAAGTTCGACTATCGCCGCGGGTTTCGCTTCAGCACCTATGCCACCTGGTGGATTCGTCAGGCCATCAGTCGGGCCATCGCTGAGCATTCGCGCACGATTCATATCCCAGTGCACGTTGTAGAACTCATTTACCGCATTAAGCGCGTGGCCAGACGCATCTATCAGGAACAGGGCGTTGAGCCGCTGCCCGAAGAGTTGGCTGCCGAAGTCGGCCTCCCCAAGGAGCGCATTGTCGAGCTTCTCAATATCTCGGAGCAGCCAGTCTCTCTCGATGCTCCGGTGGCCGACGATGAACAGTATCATCTGGCCGATACGCTGGAGGACCCCAGTATGATGGCCCCCGAGGACAGCGAAGCGCGCCAGCGGTTACACGATCATCTGCAACAGGCGATGGAGATTCTTAATCCCCGCGAGCGCACTATTCTTGAGATGCGCTATGGTCTGCAAGATGGCTGTTCGCACTCGTTGGACGAGGTAAGCGCCCGCTTCAAACTGACGCGCGAGCGCATTCGCCAGATCGAGGTGAAAGCGCTACGCAAGCTGCGCTATCCCGAGCGCTACTACGGCCTGCGCGAATTTGCGTCACTTTGA